The nucleotide window tTAGGACATCAACATTACACACCGATGcaaacgtatttctaaagtggctagccaaaatgactttttagctatttttgagttaaattttagccaaagtagctaaaaagtcacattggctaaaatttaactcaaaaatagctagcattgctaaagatgctctaagccTTTAGCCCAAATGAATGCCAATGGTCCTGCATAAATAGCTCTCCGATAATTATTTCTGGCTAAATATTGTCTCTAATTCAAATTTCAGTCAAAAATATCTATCGAAATTTAAAAAGAGAATATATCAGAAATATATCAAAGATTTgttgaaaaagattttttttttttttttttgttgaaatattCAATTTATTGGGTTTACATGTAAATAGAAATGTCAACTTTATTTACATttaaaaagagactctaggtgaTTGAAAAAACGCTCCCTGCTCTACGAAAATACAGTAATCAGACCAACACATATAACCCATATAGTATGAATTATAGTGATGGatatgatagttatagatctttTTGGAGCTGCGGACTGTTTTCCTTATAAGGGGATAGTAAGGATGAATCCAACTGGATGTATGGTATGTACTTCTCCATAATGATTAATATCTATAAGCAttataaccaaattgattataTCTATAAGCACTATAACTAAATTAATTGTCTAAAATCTTCATACAATTGAGGCAGTCAGTCCTTGTAATTGAGAAAGATGAAGTGAGTGAGTTACTTTTTGAAACATGACTCCAtcagatttgttttcttttgctgaaATTGTTCCATCATGATTTCTCCTCATCTAAATTCATCTTAAGAGTGTTTATCCTCACCTGAATTCCCTCGAGGGGATTAGCCCTCAcccagattcgccttgaggggatttcttcTCACCCAAGTTTTCTTTAAGGGGACTACTCCTCACCTATATTCTCCTTGGGGGATTTCTCCTTACATAGATTCTTCTTTAGGGAATTACTTCTCATCCAGATTTGTCTTGAGAGGATTTTGCCTCACCTAAATCCGTCTTAAGAGGTTTCACCTCGAGGCATTTTTCCCAAGCAGGTAGCTATCTGCCTATGTAACCATTTTCTGACTAGAAATTGTTCTTAAAGTTTTACACCCCACATAATCTCCATATTGATACATGTATCTGTGTGAATAATTGAGTAACATTAAGTACATATacaccatctttttttttttttaataaaaaataaatttatatttAATCATAAAACAATTATTACAATCATTAATAGGGGCATCCTGAACATCCACAAGCGCATCCACTAGCTGAGCGCTTGAGTGCTCGGTGTTGGGGAAGCCTCCAGTGCTTCCATAGCTGTCTGCTGGCGGCGTTAACTAGGCGAGAATGGTTTTCTTTCACAGAGAATATTCCacattgtaaaagtaaaatgggaaaTTGGTCTATTCATTTCATtagatagtccctttatatagggtgaggattacaatggtaatagcaattacaataatgacaatAAGGGAGCTATAACCGCTAATTCCctaattccctcttcgtcaATTACTTTGACGTGATGAAGGCACATAACGTGTTTtttctttaacactcccccttgtaccAACTCAAAGATGAAAATGGTGCAtgaattgttgcctcactaaaaaccttgctaagtaacaataaaaaccctatgggaaaaatacaccttggtcgaaggaaaagagcacaacgcacctattatatttgatgatgacatgtgtgtgttagacccCCCTgaagtctacacctccccctgatccttacatcagtcaagggagcttggaaagtctgcgcattcctatgtttttcacatgtttcttaaATATGACCTTAGGCAATGATGTggtaaacaaatctgccacattctcttCAAACGCTACTtaattcacttgaatcttgaggagagcctgttgttgctcagttgatctccaagatatttCAGTGttgccaatggtaaatacataaccattttgggaacgacatttatgtgggtcagagaggtacccaatatcagcaaaaccatcCAAAACATTATTTGGGGTTTCAGTGTAGTGGATGACGCTTTCACCAtgaacatttcctttagggattgcagttccatctacggtccctcttgtctctctgtaaggaaagaacagtctcaagtcaatagttccttttaggtatcacaAAAtgttccagtgacgctgcgttggctcTGAGCTAAAACTAGCTAACAaattcactgagaatgcaatgtctggtcgagtgcactaggctaagtacaatagtgcgcctattgcacttagatagggaatttcagctcccaacatctcttcgtcatcttcctttggacgaaatggatctttccttgcatccaaacttcgaccggtcatgggagtgctagcaggatacgctttgtccatgttaaatggcttgagcatcttttggacatacgcagactggtgtattagtattccacaaacttggtgttctagttcaaggcctagacagaattgagttttcccaagatccctcatctcaaattcggatttcaagcagctcgcggtttctcttatttcatcaagagtacctattatgttcatatcatcgacatatacagctacaattgcaatccggaacttgttttctttatgaatacgtagagtcataattcatcgttcttttatcccttcccaatcaagtaatcacttagacgggtatacacATCCGCCTAGATTGTTTCAAttcgtaaagtgagcgtttcaacctaattgcaaacgcactccgtaatttagagtcacttgacttgggtaatgtaaggtcaTCAGGTACTTTCAtttatatctctgaatcaagatccccatagagatatgcagtaaccacatccatgagctgcatttccagtcctttgaaAACTACCaggctaactaagtagcggaacattataacgtccattacgggagagtatgtctcctcgtagtcaattccagggtgttgtgagaaaccttatgccacaaggcgagccttgtacctcaggacttcattcttctcattacgctttctgacaaagacccatttatgtcctacaggctttacacttggtggggttagcactaccggaccaaatacctatctttttgccagagaatctagttctgcctggattgctactttccatttagaccaatctgctctttgttgacattacGCAACAGAGCGTTGTtagatatcatcgtgctctatgatttcttgagcaatagtgtatgcaaatacatcatcaatgtgtatggaagatctttccatcaactcatacacactctcataatccattgagttttctttattttctggaatcatttcaaacatcagagtgtcctccagtattgattcatgaacataactataattagagacaatctcatgagagggttGTTATGATTGGGATCATTGGATTTCTGATCAAGACATTTTATCAGCTGGGTTCTGAAGACTTTTGCTTTGATGCAGCACTAATACTCAAATTAGCTTGTCAATTTTATTTGGTAACTAATTCTCTCTTGATCAGTGGGAACGCAGCATTTGTGCATATTGTTGGAATGAAAGTTCAGTAATATTACTTCACAATTTGAAATGATGTGGTATATTATACGTGGGTGAAATCTTGATgtgttgtttttcttttttcttctttttgtcaaAAAGTGCAGAGATGGCGAATTTTAAATCTCAACTCACACTTAAGTTGTTGAAACTTATGTCTTACCTCTAGATCAAATGCTAATCAAGAAGATAATATGTTATTTAGGAACTTGAAAATTCTACTGAATTAGGATTCTTGCATGAACTGTGAAATTATGATTATTCACTTTTGCATGATGTCTGGATGTAATCTTCTTTTTGGTCAAAATTGGTGTGAGTGTGGGACTGGATTTAACAGTGGAGACTGGACAGTGTGGGCTTATTTGCGTTTCTACTTTACAGATGTGTGGACGTCATTTATGCATGGTtgtgaaaacgcgtgggaaacATGACCAGGAAACTTCCTCCTCTGCACCTTTGCTTTATCTCTGCCTCTTGAGAATCCAATCTACTCTGCCTCTTTCTTCTCCAAACTCCAGAAACTCTTTCACATTCTGTCTTGTTATCTCACAGCTTTCAATGGTGATCATTGAAGAAGCCTCTCATCCATGGACATACCATGTCTTTCTGAGTTTTAGAGGTGAGGATACACGCAACAATTTCACAAGCCATCTATGCAGCGCTTTGCGTCAGAATGGAATCGACACCTTCATGGATGATCAGCTCAaacgaggagaagaaatatcaccagcacttctccaagcaatcaAAGAGTCGAAGATTTCAATCATTGTGTTCTCTAAAGACTATGCATCCTCCAAGTGGTGCTTGGATGAGCTTGTCAAGATCCTCGAGTGCAAGAAATCAAATCAACAAGAGGTTCATCCAGTTTTCTACAAAGTCGATCCCTCTGATATACGAAATCACAGAGGTAGCTTTGGGGAGGCACTTGCTAATCATGAATGCAAATTCAAGGTTAACGTGGAGAATGTCCAGATATGGAAGGCAGCTCTTAAAGAAGCGGCAAATTTGTCAGGGTGGACTCTCTCAGAGTAATTTTCTATCCACTGGCTTTAAATTTCCTTTTCagcttcattcttcttcttttcaatttctttattgttttgacAAAATATGAATTAATCCTGATATATTATCAAGATATACAAATGACTGTACTATCACCAATGAAATACACAATTAATCTCAAAGAAGATAATATCTAATAACTCGGTGGTAAACTGTATGTACAGTAATTGAACTTCTACAAGGtagtatatattttattttattttattttatttatctgtGACTGTAAATGTGAATGTTTTTTGTATTCTCGATTAAATGTTGTTTATTCTAAATGTCTAGGCATTGTTCTGAATCCAGTGTGATTCATAAAATCGTTGAAGAGATTTCAGAGCAAGTCATAAACAGTACATATTTGGATGTGGCCAAGTACCCAGTAGGAATAGAACCTCGTGTGCAAGAGATCCATAACCTTTTAGGTGTCAGGGGAAGAGATGTTCATATGGTAGGGATATGGGGGGCTGGTGGAATAGGCAAGACAGCAATTGCCAAAGCTGTCTATAACTCAATTGCTCATAAATTTGCGGGGAGTTGTTTTTTAGAAAATGTTAGAGAAAACTCGAAGGGTGGAGGCCTCGTCAAACTACAAAAGAAACTTCTTTGTGAGATTCTGAAGGGAACAAAATTGAAGGTGACCAATGTAGCACGAGGAATCACTATGATTAAGGAAAGGTTGCAATACAAAAGTGTTCTCttagttcttgatgatgtgcATGGCATGGATCAGTTAGACAACTTAGCTGGTCAATATAGTTGGTTTGGAATGGGTAGTAGAATCATTATAACAACACGGGATAAGCAATTGCTGAGACGTCATAGTGTTAATTTAATATATGAGGTCCAGAATTTGGATCATCATGAAGCTCTCGAGCTTTTCAGTATGAATGCCTTTAAAAGAAGTCGACCTTTGGATGCTTATGTAGAACTCACAGAACGTGCAATACGCTATGCTCAAGGCCTTCCATTAGCTTTGACTGTTTTAGGTTCTTCTCTATGCAATGAAAATGTAGAGCTATGGGAAGCTGTGTTAGGTGGTTTCAAAAGCAGCGAAATTCAAGATGTTTTAAAAATAAGCTACAATGGATTGGATCATAGACTGAAGGAAGCTTTTCTtgacattgcatgtttctttaaaGGTGAAAATAGAGAACAAGTGATAAAAATATTAGAAGCTTGTGGCAGCAAACGGCATGTTATTAATGTGCTCATAGAAAAGGCCCTCATCAGTATTGATAGTAATGATTGCATTTGGATGCATGACTTGGTAGAACAAATGGGTAGAGATATAGTTCATGAATTGTCACCCAATGACCCTGGAAACCGAAGCAGGTTGTGGTTTCATGAAGATGTTTACCGTGTTCTAACAGAGAATATTGTAAGTGCATATCTTAATTCACGtcaagtttaattttttttttttttcctaaaaccTTAGTAGAATATGAAATTTAATTATTTGAGAAAGAGCTTGGTGTGTTAATACTATTGCATTTTCATACTAGGGAACAACCAATGTTATAGGCATCAAGGTGGAGCTGCCTGAAGATTCAGATGTGATATGTTTAAGTGGTACCACCTTCTCCAACATGGGAAATCTTAGACTTTTCATACACCGTGCTGGACGTTATTATGGAGTTGTTGATCATCTGCCAAATAGCTTGAGGGTGGTTGATTGGCCTAACTATCCCTTACAATTTTTGCCATCCAATTTAATTCCAAGAGAACTTGCTCTAATCAATATGCCTAGGAGTCGCATCACAGTTTTCGGAGATGGATACAAGGTATGTCTTTTGGATACACAAGTATAACTCTAGCTTATCATCTGTTCCTTCCTCTccaatttttttattcaatatttttcttctctgtCTCGCAGAATCTGATAAATCTGACATCAATAAATCTAAGAGGTTGTCAATACCTAATAAAAGTATCAGACTTATCAGGAAGCACAAACTTACAACGCTTGAATCTAGATGAGTGTGAAAATTTAGTTGAAGTGCATTGTTCTGTTGGATTCCTCGATAAACTTAATGATTTGAGTCTTTGGAAGTGTCGTAGGCTTAAGACTTTTCTAACGGAAGTTAGTTGGAAATCCATGAGGAAGCTTCGGCTTCCCTTTTGTAAAAGGCTCAAGAGTTTCATAAACATTGTGCACAGGATGGAGTCCATTACATATTTGACTCTAAGGGAAAGTGGCATAAAAGAACTGCAGTCATGGATTGGATGTTGCACTTCCTTGGAAGTTTTGTACTTGGATGGAACTCCAATCAAACAACTGCCTTCAACAATTGAAAATCTTACTTCTTTAAGAGTATTGGGGTTGTCTGAAACTCCGCTTACAGAATTGCCTTCATCGATTGGATGTCTCACTTCCTTGGTGGAATTGGACGCGCGTCAAACTCTCATTGAAGAATTGCCTTCATCAATTGGAAATCTCACATCTTTAAGAGAACTGAAGCTTTCTAAAACTCCCATTAAAAGATTGCCATCATCGATTGGGTATCTCACTACCTTGGAGGAATTGTTGGATGTGTCTGAAACTCTCATTGAAAAATTGCCTTCATCAATTGGAAATCTCACTTCTTTAAGAGAACTGAAGCTATCTAAAACTCCCATTAAAGCATTGCCATCATCAATTGGGGATCTCAGTTCCTTGATCCGATTGAATGCGTCTGAAACTCTCATAGAAGAATTGCCTTTGTCAATTGGAAATCTCAATCGCCTTCAATATTTATCACTAAGAGGATGTGCAAACCTTACAAATGTGCCGCACAGTGTTTACGGAGGGCTGCAACATCTAGGAGAACTAGACCTCTCTTGGTGCCCAAAACTGGTGACATTTCCAAGTAGGGTGAGCGGTTCGGTTTCATCAAGTGCAGAATCTCTTCCTTTGATGCTTTCAACTAATTCAAACAATGGGCATCATCATCCTGGTTCATTATTGTTTCCCCAGCTACGGGGTCTACGTTTTAAAGGATGCAAATTATCAGTCTCTGATTTCCTAACGAATCTTGACTGTGTGTACACATTATTCGGACTTAATCTATCAGGAAGCAGTTT belongs to Rosa chinensis cultivar Old Blush chromosome 4, RchiOBHm-V2, whole genome shotgun sequence and includes:
- the LOC112197927 gene encoding TMV resistance protein N isoform X1, which encodes MVIIEEASHPWTYHVFLSFRGEDTRNNFTSHLCSALRQNGIDTFMDDQLKRGEEISPALLQAIKESKISIIVFSKDYASSKWCLDELVKILECKKSNQQEVHPVFYKVDPSDIRNHRGSFGEALANHECKFKVNVENVQIWKAALKEAANLSGWTLSEHCSESSVIHKIVEEISEQVINSTYLDVAKYPVGIEPRVQEIHNLLGVRGRDVHMVGIWGAGGIGKTAIAKAVYNSIAHKFAGSCFLENVRENSKGGGLVKLQKKLLCEILKGTKLKVTNVARGITMIKERLQYKSVLLVLDDVHGMDQLDNLAGQYSWFGMGSRIIITTRDKQLLRRHSVNLIYEVQNLDHHEALELFSMNAFKRSRPLDAYVELTERAIRYAQGLPLALTVLGSSLCNENVELWEAVLGGFKSSEIQDVLKISYNGLDHRLKEAFLDIACFFKGENREQVIKILEACGSKRHVINVLIEKALISIDSNDCIWMHDLVEQMGRDIVHELSPNDPGNRSRLWFHEDVYRVLTENIGTTNVIGIKVELPEDSDVICLSGTTFSNMGNLRLFIHRAGRYYGVVDHLPNSLRVVDWPNYPLQFLPSNLIPRELALINMPRSRITVFGDGYKNLINLTSINLRGCQYLIKVSDLSGSTNLQRLNLDECENLVEVHCSVGFLDKLNDLSLWKCRRLKTFLTEVSWKSMRKLRLPFCKRLKSFINIVHRMESITYLTLRESGIKELQSWIGCCTSLEVLYLDGTPIKQLPSTIENLTSLRVLGLSETPLTELPSSIGCLTSLVELDARQTLIEELPSSIGNLTSLRELKLSKTPIKRLPSSIGYLTTLEELLDVSETLIEKLPSSIGNLTSLRELKLSKTPIKALPSSIGDLSSLIRLNASETLIEELPLSIGNLNRLQYLSLRGCANLTNVPHSVYGGLQHLGELDLSWCPKLVTFPSRVSGSVSSSAESLPLMLSTNSNNGHHHPGSLLFPQLRGLRFKGCKLSVSDFLTNLDCVYTLFGLNLSGSSFDSLPACISNFHQLLYLDLSSCKRLRDISELPPNIYDIKLDDCVSLERFSKLSNILEQKDTPGSLQRMKLSNCNRLMDNLGMDMVSKMAKALPYQLVHAGLDRHVKCWNLMLPSLPEIEVPKWFDRGEMDTSVLPGHETRDIYEILIKIPTNLKAERIGLVVCVVFEITKDFSQDSNSCFVTVVIDKKEYIDNARHYFESKGRESSAHDHVYVCLTCIAFKELEVVDPVVRVIFQVNRLGAKGLLLKSFGVHLASMKDDHVSGEDLARERYRQSISDQVALDAEGATVASLVSDDTNSWEVHDDHHDGEQDQEQELEPLLPTKRFKDSARQTNVGRSMLAFLRCFGSTTC
- the LOC112197927 gene encoding disease resistance protein RPV1 isoform X2 is translated as MVIIEEASHPWTYHVFLSFRGEDTRNNFTSHLCSALRQNGIDTFMDDQLKRGEEISPALLQAIKESKISIIVFSKDYASSKWCLDELVKILECKKSNQQEVHPVFYKVDPSDIRNHRGSFGEALANHECKFKVNVENVQIWKAALKEAANLSGWTLSEHCSESSVIHKIVEEISEQVINSTYLDVAKYPVGIEPRVQEIHNLLGVRGRDVHMVGIWGAGGIGKTAIAKAVYNSIAHKFAGSCFLENVRENSKGGGLVKLQKKLLCEILKGTKLKVTNVARGITMIKERLQYKSVLLVLDDVHGMDQLDNLAGQYSWFGMGSRIIITTRDKQLLRRHSVNLIYEVQNLDHHEALELFSMNAFKRSRPLDAYVELTERAIRYAQGLPLALTVLGSSLCNENVELWEAVLGGFKSSEIQDVLKISYNGLDHRLKEAFLDIACFFKGENREQVIKILEACGSKRHVINVLIEKALISIDSNDCIWMHDLVEQMGRDIVHELSPNDPGNRSRLWFHEDVYRVLTENIGTTNVIGIKVELPEDSDVICLSGTTFSNMGNLRLFIHRAGRYYGVVDHLPNSLRVVDWPNYPLQFLPSNLIPRELALINMPRSRITVFGDGYKNLINLTSINLRGCQYLIKVSDLSGSTNLQRLNLDECENLVEVHCSVGFLDKLNDLSLWKCRRLKTFLTEVSWKSMRKLRLPFCKRLKSFINIVHRMESITYLTLRESGIKELQSWIGCCTSLEVLYLDGTPIKQLPSTIENLTSLRVLGLSETPLTELPSSIGCLTSLVELDARQTLIEELPSSIGNLTSLRELKLSKTPIKRLPSSIGYLTTLEELLDVSETLIEKLPSSIGNLTSLRELKLSKTPIKALPSSIGDLSSLIRLNASETLIEELPLSIGNLNRLQYLSLRGCANLTNVPHSVYGGLQHLGELDLSWCPKLVTFPSRVSGSVSSSAESLPLMLSTNSNNGHHHPGSLLFPQLRGLRFKGCKLSVSDFLTNLDCVYTLFGLNLSGSSFDSLPACISNFHQLLYLDLSSCKRLRDISELPPNIYDIKLDDCVSLERFSKLSNILEQKDTPGSLQRMKLSNCNRLMDNLGMDMVSKMAKALPYQALF